CCTTCGGTGTTCTTGAGCGCGTTGTGAATCCGGCCGTAGGTGGTGCCGGCGTCCAGGGAGGCGGAGACTCCGCTGGCGGCGCCGACCGACACCTCGCCGGCCTCGGTGCGCAGCACGACCGTGCCGCGCACGGCCTCGGCGATGTGGATGTCGCCCTTTTGGGTGCTGATCTCCGCGGGGCCGCCCAGGCGGCCGACCGAGACGTCGCCGGCGAGGAGGGTGAGGCGGGCGCTCGCGGCCTCGTCGAGCTTGACCGAGCCCTGCGCGCCCGCGAAGGCGACGTCGCCGAGCCGTCCGACGCCCCGGAACTCGGCGCTGGCCGCCTTTGCCTCGATGCGGGAGCCGGCGGGCAGCTGGATGGTCACCTCGATGGATCCGGAGCTGCCCAGAATCCGGTTCTTCGCCGGTGAGGCCTCGATCCGCAGGACGCCGTCGCCGTATTCGACCGTGGTCTGCTCCGCCGCCTTCACGTCGCGGCCCTTCGAGGCGTCCGCGGGCAGGACCTCGACCGTGGTGTCGGCCCGTTCGGCGGCGATGAACCGGATGCGTCCCGCAGGGATGTCGAGGACGGCGGAGACCGGGGCGAGGGTGTCGAACTTCTGCATCGTGCTCTCCTTCGGCCCGTTGTTTCTGATACCGGAAACGCTACGTTGTATTCAAAGATCCGCCAACACGATCGTTGCGCATAATCGCCATCATGGCAGGTAGAAGCTAGGATAGCGTTGCAATGGATCTGATCCTAATGCAACAGCAGCCACTCGTTCGTTGCAATGAATTGGGAGTGAACGCTATACTTGAGGCATCAAGGAAGCACGAAGGGAGATCGCGATGCCGGGAGGCAGGCTCACCCAGCAGATCGCGCTGGGGCTGGCCGACGGGCTCGCCTACGCGGAGATCGCCAGAGGCCTCGACCGCCCCACCTCGACGATCACGCGTGAGGTGCTGCGCAACGGCGGCCCCACCGCCTGCCGTGCCGACCTGGCCCACCGCGCCACCGAACGCCGCGCCCACCGGCGCAGGCAGGCCGCGCCCCGAGGGCCGGAGGCGCCCCCGCAGGCCCATGGACGCGACGCCGAGGCCGTGCGCGAGTACGAGGAGATGTTCACCACCCTCCTCATGCAATCGGGCCTGCCCAAGATGACGTCCCGGGTGCTGGTGTCCCTCTACACCACCGACGCGGGCAGCCTCACCGCGTCCGAACTCGTCCAGCACCTCCAGGTCAGCCCGGCGTCCATCTCCAAAGCGATCACGTTCCTCGAAAGCCAGGGCCTCATCCGCCGGGAACGCGACGAACGCCGCCGCGAGCGCTACGTCGTCGACGACGACGTCTGGTACCAGTCGATGATCGCCAGCGCCCGGTCCAACGCCCAGCTCGCCGAGATCGCACGGCAGGGCGTCAGCATCCTCGGCCCCGACACCCCGGCTGCCGCCCGCCTCGAGAACATCGCCCGCTTCGTCGACTTCGTCGGCGAGAGCATCACCCGCGCCGCGGAGCAGGCCCGCGAGATCCTCTACACGAAAGCCGAAACGACCGCAGGCGGCACTGCCACGCCAAGTTCAGATCGCGGATGGCATCGGCGAGCATGCCAGGGTACGTCTGGCGCCGCCTGCACGCGGTCCACAAGATCATCCGACACCCGCAGAACTCTGCCGTCGGCAACCTCAACCGCCAAGCCCCTGCACCCAACTCACTCCGAAATGATCAGTTAGCCAAATGAGATGGCTTCTCACTCTCAGGATGAGTCTCCGTAGCGGGTGGCAATCGCGGCGGCGCGGTTGCGTAGGGAGGTGCGCAACGACTGCGGGGCCAGGGCTTCCGCGTCCGTGCTGAGCTGCCACAGCGCCCATTCGGCGTGTCGTGAATCTTGGAAGGTCACCTCCAGCCGCAGCCAGCCGTCTGCGTCGGGTTCCTCTGCGCGGACCGCCAGCGCGGTGTCCAGCAGGTCCTCCCGCCGCACCGGGTTCACCCGTACCAGCACGGTGATGTGGTCGCCGCCGGAGAGAAACTGCGCGGAGCGTTCCCGCCAGATCCGGTCCAGATCGACCCGGTTTGGTCGCTGTGCCGTTTCGGGGAGTTCCTCGGCGGCCAACACCCGCGACAGCCGGTAGGTGCGGTCCGCGCCAGATCTCGTGGCCAGCAAGTAGCCCCGGTCGCGTACGGTGACCAGGCCGATCGGGTCCAGCGTGCGCCACTGTGGTGTCTGGCCTGTGGCTGCGTAGTGGATGCGCAGCTTGTGTCCGGCGAGCACCGCGCGCCGGACCTCGATCATTGTGGTGTCGGGTACCTCCTCAGTGACCAGCCGACGTGAGAGCAGGTCGGTCTCGGGGTCGACGAGAAATCGCTGGGCCGCGTCGCTCGCGGTGGCCCGGTGGCTTTCGGGCAGCGCGTCGACCACCTTCCGCATGGCCGAAGCGAGCGCCGAGCCGAGGCCGAATACCTGCTCGCCGCGCCCCGATCCGGCGGTCAGCAAGGCGAGGGCCTCGTCGTGGTTCAGACCGGTGAGCTCGGTCCGGAAACCGGGCGACAACGCGAAACCGCCGTGCCGGCCGCGTTCGGCGTAGACCGGGACGCCGGCCGCGGACAGCGCCTCGATGTCGCGCAGCACGGTGCGGGTGGATACCTCCAGCTCGCGGGCCAGCGTGTCCGCAGTCAGCCGACCGCGCTGACGCAGCAGCAGCACCAGCGAGACCAACCGGTCGGCGCGCATACGAGAACTTTATCGAAATACATGACTAAGGATGTCGTGATTTGTTGCGAGGCTCGTTAACACGACGTCGAAGCCGGCGGCTACCGAGCCGATGGACGTACGTACTCCCAATGAATCGAATGGAGCTGACGTGGCAATGGAACGAACGGCGGTCAACCCGGTGACGTGGTCGGTGGAGATGGGATTCAACCAGGGTGAGGTCGTCTCCGGGCACGCCCGGACCCTGTACATCTCGGGGCAGACCGCGATGAGCGGCGACGGCAAGCCCCAGCATGACGGTGACATGGCGGCGCAGTTGGCGCTGAGCATCGACAACCTGGAGGCCGTGCTCGGCGAGGCTGGCATGTCTCTCGCGAACCTCGTCCGGCTCAACGTCTACACGACCGACGTCGATCTGCTTTTCCAGCACTACGGCGTGCTGGCGGCGCGGTTGGGCGCCGCCGGGGTGGCGCCGACCACCACGATGCTCGGGGTGACGCGGCTGGCGATCCCCGGCCAGATGGTCGAGCTTGAAGGGACCGCCGTCGCGTGATGCGACCTCGCCGCCTCTGCTACCGGTGCCGGTTGAACCGGCACGAGTAGCAGGCAGATGGGTGATTTCCGGTGCTCAGAATGGTGACGATCGGCGTCTATGGCCTCGACGGCGAGTCCTTCCTGCAACGACTGCGGCACGCTGACGTCCGCCTGCTGCTCGACGTACGTCAGCGCCGCGGTGTCCGTGGACCCGAGTACGCCTGGGCGAACTCACTCCGGCTGCAGGCGGCCCTCGCCCATGCCCGGATCGCCTACGAGCACCACGACGAGTGAATGATCAGACTGGAGTGCGTCTCATCACGCTGTCCATTGGGCCAGAAAAAAGGCCACCGCCAACGAGAAAGGGACATCGGAAATGCGAACCTACAGCCGGTGTAGGTTCTCACTACCTGATTCACCGTCAGTTCACGTGACCTGCGGCTTTGCACAGCGTTCCAGCATCGTGTCAGTGCCGTATTCCCATGGTGCGTGTCATTTTCCTCGGCGCGCGGGCCCGGAGGCGCCTGCGTGCGGGCGCCGGCCGCATGTTGGTGAGCGCGGACGATGGTGGAGTCGACCGAGATGTCCCAGTCGATCTCATCTGCCGCGTCGGCAGCGGCCTGGGCTGCTGGAGCAGAAGCTCCCAAGTTCCGTCCGCGGACCACAGCCTGTCTGGCTGGTTCCGAGTTCGAAGTAGAGGTTGCTCACCACCTCGCCGACGTCGACGCACCGGTGGCTGAGCTCGATCCTCGGGTCGAGCCCCGAGTCTATTTGCGTGACGCCGTCGCCATCTCGCTCTGGACCTACTACGAACCTGTGGGATCAGAGATCGCGCCGATCGACTACGCAGACGTGCTCAGGCGACACCATGCCGCCCTGCGCCAGATCGATCTGGACGCACCGCATTTCACCGATCGAGTCGCCGCGGCACTCAGAGAAGTGAACAACCGGGAGCAGCCTTCCTAGCGGGCCGAGCGCGGCGGTGGTCTCAGCGCCAGTCGTCGATCACATACGCGTCGGGGTGGCTGTACCCGGGTTCGTTGGGCCTGTGCATGGTCACGCCCTGCAACCAGGTGCGGAAACCGCGGTCGATCATGCGCCGGTAGGCATCCGAGCGGCCCAGGTTCATGCCAGCGTCCAGTTGCCCCAGCCCGCGCTCGGCGGCCAGCCACTCGCACGCGTCGAGCAGTCGCTCGAACCGGTCGGCGGCCTCCGGACCAGGACGTACGGCGCCGAATTTGACGAAGCACACGTCCTCGCCAGCCTCCGACCCGGCTCCGCAGTGACAGACGGCCAGGCCATCGAGCTCGGAGCCAGCGCCATGGAGCAGGATGGTGTCACCGAGTCCCTGCGCGTGCGCGGCCACGATCTCGCGTTCCAGGCTCAGGCCCTCGTACACGGCCCCGGTCAGTGCTCCACAGAGACTCAGCACGTCAGGCCGCTCGGCGGCGGGCAGGTCGCCATAGAGCACCCGGCCGGGGACTGGGGCACCGTCTGCGACATGCTTCTTCATGATGGCTGTGAGGAATCGAGGCCAGAAACCGTACCGGCGGTAGAGCTCAAGGTGCTTGGGACTGTGCGAGAAGGTGAACAGGCCGAGGTGGCGGTTCCCCCAGGCGTCGAAGCAGTCTATGACCGGCTCCATCAGACGCCTGCCGATGCCCTGGTCCCACAGATCCGGACGCACGGTCAGCGGTCCGAAAAACCCGACGCTGCCCCAGTTAGTGGCAAAGTTCGATCCAACTACTTCGCCCTCGACCGTCGCTGCGAAGGCCGCCTGTGGATCGGCCGCCCAGCGAGTGCGGACGTAGTCGGCGGTCCCGAAGAATGTCTTCGGCTCGGGAGCCCCGAGGAACGTCCCGAAGGCGACCCTGAAGACCTCGTCGGCCCGATCCAGGTCCGCCTCACCCAGAGGGCGGACTGATACCGGGGCCGCGTCACTCTTGCGCTCCGCTGCTGGTGGGACCATCACTCTCTCCCTCCGACACCCTTTTCCATCGCACCACGGAGGTGCGCCGCAGGCGAGGCGAACGGTCTGGTGACATACCCGAGGATCGAGGACCAATCCGGTCTTGCGGGTGCCGAGGCTCAGGAAAGCCACCCCTGCCCGGGATGGGGAGACGGGTGCTGTCCGTTCTCGTGAACATCGACCTCGCCCCCGGGCGGGCGCCTTCCAGAGTGCTGAACGACCGCTGTCGTGATCCGTGAACAAAACCACCCATGCCCCCGAAGAAGTGGGAAAGCACTATGCGGGGGCTGACCACAGCCTGATTCACCAGTGCCGCGCCTTGAACTGGGCGATGTTCTCGGCCTGGCGCTGGCGTCGAGACGACCAAATGCCTGACCGGGACCACTGGAGAGTGGAGGGACTCAACCGGGTTCGTGCTGCACTCGATCGCTGCGCACTGGGCTGAACTGGAGGCAGAAGGGCTGCTGGGTCCCGATCCGCTGCACCGTGTGCGGCATCCCGACACGGTGCAGCGGACGGACTTGGCCAGCTTGAGAGGACATCCCATCCCCTCGCCCAGTGCCCACGTCAACGCCCCGGACACGCACTAGTCACATGATCGGCCGGACAGGTCCCAGTTCTGTCGCCGCGTGGATCGCTGCGACTACGGCTTCGCCGATCGGGGTCAATTTCATTGGTGACGCCGTGGTTGCCGGAGCGGTAGCCCGTCAGCATCTCCCGGACATGCTCGGCCCGCTCCAGAACCTCCTTCTTCTCCCTCTTGGTCAGGCGGTTCAGCACGACGGCCACGAGATCCTCATCGTCGGTGGAGGACGGGCCCGACCTGTCGTGGATCAGCTCGGCGCGATCGGAGGTCAGCAACTCACGCAGCGACATCCGGGCCAGCCGGTCACGCCCGTCCCTGAGGACGACCTCCATGCCCATGGCCAGGCTGACGAACTCCACGACCTCGACCGTCTCGCCGTCCAGCCGGAAGTGCGTCCCGACCCCCAGCCTCGTCCCCGCCCAGCTCATGCGGCCCTCCGCAGCACGTGGCCCGCGCTCAGCGGCCGGTCCAGCGCAGTCGTGACATGCCCGGACCACAGAACGTGCAACACCGCGGACTTCACCAGCGGCCGGGGCCATTCCGGCAGCAGCCGGAAGGCATCGCCCAGCGACATCCCGTCCAGATCAGCGGCCCGTAAAGCGGCCACCAGGTACGAACAGCCAGGCGCGGCGGTAGCCCGCGAGGAACCGGACGTTCTCCAGCACGTGCGGATCCGGCTCGCTCCACACCTCATACCGCCACCCGCGCGACATGACCGCCTCCCGTGTCCAGGCGAAGGTGAAGGCGACCTCCGGCTTCTCAAGCCGGTGACGCGGTTTGACATCCACGAGCACCGGACCGTCATGCGTCAGTAGCAGATAGTCCGGGATGTGCTTGCGGACCTTGCCATCGATATCGGCCTTGAGCAGGAAGGGCTGGGCGACGATGTGCCGCACTTCCGGGGCGAAGTCGGCGAACATCAGCCGCCCCAGTTCCAGCCGCGACTCGTAGATCACATGATCGCCCACGGTGGCCGACCAGTATGTGCCCGAGTAGTGCTGCTGCCCCTTGTACCAGCGGAACGTCCGCCACGGCCGGGCCTCGCCCAGCAGTGAGAGCGGCACCGACGGCCACTCCAGGTCCTCCACCACGGTCTCGTCACCGCGCCGAACGCTCAGCCGTACCGGCGCGGCCACCGCTGTACCCATCGGACCACCAACCCCGCGATTTCCGAGGCAGCCCTACTGGCCACCGAACGCTGGGGTCCTGCCCCGGTCGGCAGCGGAGACGACGATCAGGGAGGTCCTCTACACGAAGAGGGGAACTACTCGTCCACGGAGCATGATTTCCATCCCCGTGGCCAAGTGGCCACGCGGTGGCCACCGCCGATGGAAAGTGGCCACGCGTTTT
The Streptomyces lunaelactis genome window above contains:
- a CDS encoding DUF4097 family beta strand repeat-containing protein; amino-acid sequence: MQKFDTLAPVSAVLDIPAGRIRFIAAERADTTVEVLPADASKGRDVKAAEQTTVEYGDGVLRIEASPAKNRILGSSGSIEVTIQLPAGSRIEAKAASAEFRGVGRLGDVAFAGAQGSVKLDEAASARLTLLAGDVSVGRLGGPAEISTQKGDIHIAEAVRGTVVLRTEAGEVSVGAASGVSASLDAGTTYGRIHNALKNTEGAAGLNIHATTAYGDIAARSL
- a CDS encoding helix-turn-helix transcriptional regulator: MRADRLVSLVLLLRQRGRLTADTLARELEVSTRTVLRDIEALSAAGVPVYAERGRHGGFALSPGFRTELTGLNHDEALALLTAGSGRGEQVFGLGSALASAMRKVVDALPESHRATASDAAQRFLVDPETDLLSRRLVTEEVPDTTMIEVRRAVLAGHKLRIHYAATGQTPQWRTLDPIGLVTVRDRGYLLATRSGADRTYRLSRVLAAEELPETAQRPNRVDLDRIWRERSAQFLSGGDHITVLVRVNPVRREDLLDTALAVRAEEPDADGWLRLEVTFQDSRHAEWALWQLSTDAEALAPQSLRTSLRNRAAAIATRYGDSS
- a CDS encoding RidA family protein, yielding MERTAVNPVTWSVEMGFNQGEVVSGHARTLYISGQTAMSGDGKPQHDGDMAAQLALSIDNLEAVLGEAGMSLANLVRLNVYTTDVDLLFQHYGVLAARLGAAGVAPTTTMLGVTRLAIPGQMVELEGTAVA
- a CDS encoding GNAT family N-acetyltransferase, giving the protein MVPPAAERKSDAAPVSVRPLGEADLDRADEVFRVAFGTFLGAPEPKTFFGTADYVRTRWAADPQAAFAATVEGEVVGSNFATNWGSVGFFGPLTVRPDLWDQGIGRRLMEPVIDCFDAWGNRHLGLFTFSHSPKHLELYRRYGFWPRFLTAIMKKHVADGAPVPGRVLYGDLPAAERPDVLSLCGALTGAVYEGLSLEREIVAAHAQGLGDTILLHGAGSELDGLAVCHCGAGSEAGEDVCFVKFGAVRPGPEAADRFERLLDACEWLAAERGLGQLDAGMNLGRSDAYRRMIDRGFRTWLQGVTMHRPNEPGYSHPDAYVIDDWR
- a CDS encoding TnsA-like heteromeric transposase endonuclease subunit, giving the protein MGTAVAAPVRLSVRRGDETVVEDLEWPSVPLSLLGEARPWRTFRWYKGQQHYSGTYWSATVGDHVIYESRLELGRLMFADFAPEVRHIVAQPFLLKADIDGKVRKHIPDYLLLTHDGPVLVDVKPRHRLEKPEVAFTFAWTREAVMSRGWRYEVWSEPDPHVLENVRFLAGYRRAWLFVPGGRFTGR